Below is a window of Mycolicibacterium chitae DNA.
TCGATGTGGCACACCGTCGGGACCGCGATCGTGGTCGCCGCGACCCAGGTGCCGCATCTGGCGGGCTCGAGCGAGGTCATCGGAATGCGCCGTGGCCAAGCGGTTCTCGACGCGCTGGTGGGATTCGGGCTGCCGGTGCGCGGCCGTTCGACCCTGGGCGGGGTGCCCGCGGCCCAGTCCCGGCAGAATCTTCGCGCCATTCGCGGGGAAGGTCTTGCCAAATTAGGACAGCCTTGCCTATCCTGATGAGCATGAGCTACCGGACCGCGCCGGAGTCCTGAGGGCTGCAGAGACCCCCGGTCCATCGAAGGCGAGCCCCGTGCCACATTGGCACGGGGCTCGCCGCTTTCTCGGGTGCGACGGTGTAGACAAGTACCGTGCAACAAACACCCGCGGGGTTCCCGGACGGATTCGGGTCGCCCTTCGACAACGAACTGGGCCTGGTCTTCACCGACGTCACGCCCGACGGCATCACCGCGCAACTCGAGGTCAAGCCGACCCTGCTGCAACCCATGGGCATCGTGCACGGCGGCGTGTACTGCGCGATCATCGAATCGGTCGCGAGCACGTCGGCGTTCGTGTGGCTGGCCGAGCACGGCGGCGGCAACGTCGTCGGCGTCAACAACAACACCGATTTCCTGCGCGCCATCTCGGCGGGCACGGTCTACGCCGAGTCCGAGCCGCTGCATCGCGGCCGGCGCCAGCAGCTGTGGGTCGTGACCATCCGCGACGAGAAGGATCGGGTGGTCGCGCGCGGTCAGGTGCGGCTGCAGAACCTCGACGCCTGAGGGGAATTGCCTCAGGGGAATTGCCCGCGGGTGTGAGTGCTGCCGGATGGCCGCGGGCGTGGCAGGATCGCTGCCTATGCGCCTGACACCGCATGAGACCGACCGCCTGCTGCTGTCCTATGCCGCCGAACTCGCGCGGCGCCGACAGGCCCGCGGGTGCAAGCTCAACCACCCGGAGGCCGTGGCGATCATCACCGACCATCTGCTCGAGGGCGCCCGCGACGGCCGCACGGTGGCCGAGCTGATGGTCAGCGGCACCGCCGTGCTCACCCGCGACGACGTCATGGAGGGCATCCCGGAGATGCTGCAGGACGTGCAGGTCGAGGCCACCTTCCCCGACGGCACCAAGCTGGTGACCGTGCACCACCCGATCGCGTGAACCCGTCCGTGCTGCCCGGGGAGATCCTGCTGGGATCGGGCGCCATCGAGATCAACGCCGGCGCCGAACGCCTCGAACTCGAGATCGTCAACACCGGGGACCGGCCCGTGCAGGTGGGCAGCCATGTGCATCTGCCGCAGGCCAATTCGGCCCTCTCCTTCGACCGGGCCGCCGCCCGGGGCTACCGCTTCGATATCGCCGCGGGCACCGCGGTGCGGTTCGAACCCGGCGTGTCGCGCCGGGTTCGGCTGGTCCCGTTGCGCGGCACCCGCGAGGTGCACGGCCTGAGTCTCGACCCGCCGGGAAGGCTGAGCAACCCATGACCGAACTGACCCGGCAGCGCTACGCCGACCTGTTCGGCCCGACGGTCGGCGACCGCATCCGGCTGGCGGACACCGACCTGCTGATCGAGATCACCGAGGACCGCAGCGGCGGGCCGGGACACGCCGGTGACGAGGCCGTCTTCGGCGGCGGCAAGGTGCTGCGCGAGTCGATGGGCCAGGGCCGGGCCACCCGGGCCGACGGCGCCCCCGACACCGTCATCACCGGTGCGGTGATCCTGGATCACTGGGGAATCATCAAGGCCGACATCGGGATCCGTGACGGTCGGATCGTGGCCATCGGCAAGGCCGGCAACCCCGACATCATGTCCGGCGTGCATCCGGACCTGGTGGTGGGTCCGTCGACCGAGATCATCGCGGGCAACGGCCGCATCCTCACCGCCGGGGCCATCGACTGCCACGTGCACCTGATCTGTCCGCAGATCATGGCCGAGGCGCTCGGTGGCGGCATCACCACGCTCATCGGCGGCGGCACCGGCCCCGCGGAGGGCAGCAAGGCCACCACCGTCACCCCGGGCGCCTGGCACCTGGCCCGCATGCTCGAGTCCCTGGACTCCTGGCCGATGAACATCGTGCTGCTGGGCAAGGGCAATACCGTCAGCGCCGAGGCCATGTGGGAGCAGTTGCGCGCCGGCGCCGCGGGATTCAAGCTGCACGAGGACTGGGGGACCACTCCGGCGGCCATCGACGCGTGCCTGACCGTGTGCGATGCGGCCGGGGTGCAGGCCGCGATCCACACCGACACCCTCAACGAGATGGGCTTCGTCGAGGACACCCTCGCCGCCATCGGCGGGCGGTCCATTCACGCCTACCACACCGAGGGCGCCGGCGGCGGGCACGCGCCGGACATCATCACCGTGGCCGCCGAACCCTACGTGCTGCCCAGTTCGACCAACCCGACCCGCCCGCACACCGTCAACACCCTCGACGAGCACCTGGACATGCTGATGGTCTGCCATCACCTCAAG
It encodes the following:
- a CDS encoding PaaI family thioesterase; the encoded protein is MQQTPAGFPDGFGSPFDNELGLVFTDVTPDGITAQLEVKPTLLQPMGIVHGGVYCAIIESVASTSAFVWLAEHGGGNVVGVNNNTDFLRAISAGTVYAESEPLHRGRRQQLWVVTIRDEKDRVVARGQVRLQNLDA
- a CDS encoding urease subunit gamma translates to MRLTPHETDRLLLSYAAELARRRQARGCKLNHPEAVAIITDHLLEGARDGRTVAELMVSGTAVLTRDDVMEGIPEMLQDVQVEATFPDGTKLVTVHHPIA
- a CDS encoding urease subunit beta, which produces MLPGEILLGSGAIEINAGAERLELEIVNTGDRPVQVGSHVHLPQANSALSFDRAAARGYRFDIAAGTAVRFEPGVSRRVRLVPLRGTREVHGLSLDPPGRLSNP
- a CDS encoding urease subunit alpha, which encodes MTELTRQRYADLFGPTVGDRIRLADTDLLIEITEDRSGGPGHAGDEAVFGGGKVLRESMGQGRATRADGAPDTVITGAVILDHWGIIKADIGIRDGRIVAIGKAGNPDIMSGVHPDLVVGPSTEIIAGNGRILTAGAIDCHVHLICPQIMAEALGGGITTLIGGGTGPAEGSKATTVTPGAWHLARMLESLDSWPMNIVLLGKGNTVSAEAMWEQLRAGAAGFKLHEDWGTTPAAIDACLTVCDAAGVQAAIHTDTLNEMGFVEDTLAAIGGRSIHAYHTEGAGGGHAPDIITVAAEPYVLPSSTNPTRPHTVNTLDEHLDMLMVCHHLKPSVAEDLAFAESRIRPSTIAAEDLLHDLGAISMIGSDAQAMGRIGEVVLRTWQTAHVMKRRRGALPGDPAGPPGNDNLRARRYVAKYTICPAVAHGLDDEIGSVEVGKLADLVLWEPAFFGVRPHAVLKGGMIAWAAMGDANASIPTPQPVLPRPMFGAAPAAAAATSLHFVAPQALEDGLADRLDVRRRLAAVKDVRRVGKADLPNNDAMPRIEVEPDTFTVRIDGEVWQEQPAAELPMAQRYFLF